Proteins encoded within one genomic window of Cellulomonas flavigena DSM 20109:
- the rpsC gene encoding 30S ribosomal protein S3, whose translation MGQKVNPLGYRLGITTDHRSRWFADSTKPGQRYRDYVREDVQIRKLMSTGLERAGIAKVEIERTRDRVRVDIHTARPGIVIGRRGAEADRIRGELEKLTGKQVQLNILEVKNAEIEAQLVAQGIAEQLASRVSFRRAMRKGIQSAQRAGAKGIRVQVSGRLGGAEMSRTEFYREGRVPLHTLRANIDYGFFEARTTFGRIGVKVWVYKGDMTEKEWAREQASQAPRPQRGPRGDRGDRGDRGPRGGGRRPERQDAPAPAAEQTPAADAPTESGTEA comes from the coding sequence GTGGGACAGAAGGTCAACCCGCTCGGGTACCGCCTGGGCATCACCACCGACCACCGGTCGCGCTGGTTCGCCGACTCGACGAAGCCGGGTCAGCGGTACCGCGACTACGTCCGCGAGGACGTGCAGATCCGCAAGCTCATGAGCACGGGTCTCGAGCGCGCCGGCATCGCCAAGGTCGAGATCGAGCGCACGCGTGACCGCGTGCGCGTCGACATCCACACCGCCCGCCCGGGCATCGTCATCGGGCGTCGCGGCGCGGAGGCCGACCGCATCCGTGGCGAGCTCGAGAAGCTCACGGGCAAGCAGGTCCAGCTGAACATCCTCGAGGTCAAGAACGCCGAGATCGAGGCCCAGCTGGTCGCCCAGGGCATCGCCGAGCAGCTGGCGAGCCGTGTCTCGTTCCGCCGCGCCATGCGCAAGGGCATCCAGTCGGCCCAGCGTGCCGGTGCCAAGGGCATCCGGGTGCAGGTCTCCGGCCGCCTCGGCGGCGCGGAGATGAGCCGCACGGAGTTCTACCGCGAGGGTCGTGTGCCGCTGCACACGCTGCGCGCGAACATCGACTACGGCTTCTTCGAGGCTCGCACGACCTTCGGGCGCATCGGCGTCAAGGTCTGGGTCTACAAGGGCGACATGACGGAGAAGGAGTGGGCGCGCGAGCAGGCGTCGCAGGCTCCTCGTCCGCAGCGTGGCCCGCGTGGCGACCGCGGCGACCGTGGGGACCGTGGTCCTCGTGGTGGCGGTCGTCGTCCCGAGCGTCAGGACGCTCCTGCCCCGGCTGCCGAGCAGACTCCCGCGGCGGACGCGCCCACCGAGTCCGGAACGGAGGCCTGA
- the rplV gene encoding 50S ribosomal protein L22 — MEAKAKARFVRVTPQKARRVVDLIRGKQAAEAVAVLKFAPQAAAEPVLKTVQSAVANAVEGAKRNSERLDEADLFISEVFVDEGPTLKRFRPRAQGRASQILKRTSHITVVVAERETKGRAR; from the coding sequence ATGGAAGCCAAGGCGAAGGCGCGGTTCGTCCGCGTCACGCCCCAGAAGGCCCGCCGCGTCGTGGACCTCATCCGTGGCAAGCAGGCGGCGGAGGCCGTGGCGGTGCTGAAGTTCGCGCCCCAGGCCGCGGCGGAGCCCGTCCTCAAGACGGTGCAGTCCGCGGTCGCGAACGCGGTCGAGGGAGCCAAGCGCAACAGCGAGCGCCTCGACGAGGCAGACCTCTTCATCTCGGAGGTCTTCGTCGACGAGGGCCCGACGCTCAAGCGGTTCCGGCCGCGGGCGCAGGGTCGCGCGAGCCAGATCCTCAAGCGCACGAGCCACATCACCGTGGTCGTCGCTGAGCGAGAGACGAAGGGACGGGCCCGATAG
- the rpsS gene encoding 30S ribosomal protein S19, with amino-acid sequence MPRSLKKGPFVDGHLQKKVDAQNEAGTKNVIKTWSRRSMITPDFLGHTFAVHDGRKHTPVFVTESMVGHKLGEFAPTRTFRGHEKDDRKGRRR; translated from the coding sequence ATGCCTCGCAGCCTCAAGAAGGGCCCGTTCGTCGACGGCCACCTGCAGAAGAAGGTCGACGCTCAGAACGAGGCCGGCACGAAGAACGTCATCAAGACGTGGTCGCGTCGTTCGATGATCACGCCGGACTTCCTCGGCCACACGTTCGCGGTGCACGACGGCCGCAAGCACACCCCGGTGTTCGTGACGGAGTCGATGGTCGGGCACAAGCTCGGCGAGTTCGCTCCCACGCGGACGTTCCGCGGCCACGAGAAGGACGACCGGAAGGGCCGTCGCCGCTGA
- the rplB gene encoding 50S ribosomal protein L2 encodes MGIRKYKPTTPGRRGSSVADFVEITRSQPEKSLVRPLHKTGGRNSTGRVTVRHQGGGHKRAYRVIDFRRHDKDGVPAKVAHIEYDPNRTARIALLHYADGEKRYILAPNKVSQGDVLEAGAGADIKPGNNLPLRNIPTGTVIHAIELKPGGGAKIARSAGASVQLVAKDGPYAQLRMPSGEIRNVDLRCRATVGEVGNAEQSNINWGKAGRMRWKGKRPVVRGVAMNPIDHPHGGGEGKTSGGRHPVSPWGQPEGRTRRPNKPSDKLIVRRRRTGKKR; translated from the coding sequence ATGGGAATCCGCAAGTACAAGCCGACGACGCCCGGCCGCCGCGGCTCGAGCGTCGCCGACTTCGTCGAGATCACGCGCTCGCAGCCCGAGAAGTCGCTGGTCCGCCCGCTGCACAAGACGGGTGGTCGCAACTCGACCGGCCGCGTCACCGTGCGGCACCAGGGTGGTGGCCACAAGCGCGCCTACCGCGTGATCGACTTCCGTCGTCACGACAAGGACGGCGTGCCGGCCAAGGTCGCGCACATCGAGTACGACCCCAACCGCACCGCGCGCATCGCGCTGCTGCACTACGCGGACGGTGAGAAGCGCTACATCCTCGCGCCGAACAAGGTGTCGCAGGGTGACGTGCTCGAGGCCGGTGCCGGGGCCGACATCAAGCCCGGCAACAACCTGCCGCTGCGCAACATCCCGACGGGTACGGTCATCCACGCCATCGAGCTCAAGCCCGGTGGCGGCGCGAAGATCGCCCGTTCGGCCGGTGCGTCCGTGCAGCTCGTCGCCAAGGACGGCCCGTACGCCCAGCTGCGCATGCCGTCCGGCGAGATCCGCAACGTCGACCTGCGCTGCCGCGCGACGGTCGGCGAGGTCGGCAACGCCGAGCAGTCGAACATCAACTGGGGCAAGGCCGGCCGCATGCGCTGGAAGGGCAAGCGCCCCGTCGTCCGCGGTGTCGCGATGAACCCGATCGACCACCCGCACGGTGGTGGTGAGGGCAAGACCTCCGGTGGTCGCCACCCGGTCAGCCCGTGGGGTCAGCCCGAGGGCCGCACCCGTCGTCCGAACAAGCCGAGCGACAAGCTCATCGTGCGCCGTCGGCGCACCGGCAAGAAGCGCTGA
- the rplW gene encoding 50S ribosomal protein L23: MTAPGKDPRDILIAPVVSEKSYGLLDEGKYTFLVDPRANKTEIKIAVEQVFGVKVDSVNTANRQGKARRTRFGIGRRKNTKRAIVTLREGSIDIFGGPVG; this comes from the coding sequence GTGACCGCCCCCGGTAAGGACCCGCGCGACATCCTGATCGCGCCGGTCGTCTCGGAGAAGAGCTACGGCCTGCTGGACGAGGGGAAGTACACCTTCCTCGTCGACCCGCGCGCCAACAAGACCGAGATCAAGATCGCCGTCGAGCAGGTCTTCGGCGTCAAGGTCGACTCGGTCAACACCGCGAACCGTCAGGGCAAGGCCCGCCGGACCCGCTTCGGCATCGGCCGCCGCAAGAACACGAAGCGTGCGATCGTCACCCTCCGCGAGGGCTCGATCGACATCTTCGGCGGACCGGTCGGCTGA
- the rplD gene encoding 50S ribosomal protein L4: MSDTLTVDVLDEKGKKAGTADLPGDVFDVTTNVPLIHQVVVAQLAAVRQGTHDTKTRGEVRGGGKKPYKQKGTGRARQGSTRAPQFAGGGTVHGPTPRDYSQRTPKKMKAAALRGALSDRARAGRVHVVTGFAPGEVPSTKAALAVLDNLSGRKNVLVVVERQDEITWKSLRNVERVHLLVADQLNTYDVLISDDVVFTQGALDAFLAGPVKGAKAVASESEANEETK, encoded by the coding sequence ATGAGCGACACGCTGACCGTCGACGTCCTCGACGAGAAGGGCAAGAAGGCCGGCACGGCCGACCTGCCCGGTGACGTCTTCGACGTGACGACGAACGTCCCGCTGATCCACCAGGTCGTCGTCGCCCAGCTCGCTGCCGTGCGCCAGGGCACCCACGACACCAAGACCCGCGGCGAGGTCCGCGGTGGTGGCAAGAAGCCGTACAAGCAGAAGGGCACCGGCCGCGCCCGCCAGGGGTCGACCCGTGCACCGCAGTTCGCCGGCGGTGGCACCGTCCACGGCCCGACCCCGCGTGACTACTCGCAGCGCACCCCGAAGAAGATGAAGGCCGCGGCGCTCCGCGGTGCCCTCTCGGACCGTGCCCGCGCCGGTCGCGTCCACGTCGTCACGGGCTTCGCCCCGGGCGAGGTCCCGTCGACCAAGGCCGCTCTCGCGGTGCTCGACAACCTCTCCGGCCGCAAGAACGTCCTCGTGGTCGTCGAGCGCCAGGACGAGATCACCTGGAAGTCGCTGCGGAACGTCGAGCGGGTCCACCTGCTCGTCGCCGACCAGCTCAACACCTACGACGTCCTCATCTCGGACGACGTGGTCTTCACGCAGGGCGCGCTCGACGCGTTCCTCGCCGGCCCTGTCAAGGGCGCGAAGGCCGTCGCCTCCGAGTCCGAGGCCAACGAGGAGACGAAGTGA
- the rplC gene encoding 50S ribosomal protein L3: MVTQQNARPVTALLGTKLGMTQVWDEAGRLVPVTVLAVGTNVVTQVRSAESDGYAAVQLAYGQIDPRKVTKPLKGHFEKAGVTPRRHVAEIRTSNAAEFTLGQEITAGAFEAGQVVDVTGTTKGKGTAGVMKRHGFHGVGASHGAHRNHRKPGSIGGASTPSRVFKGLKMAGRMGVARQTTQNLTVHAVDAEKGLLLVKGAVPGPKGGVVVVRSAVKGA, from the coding sequence ATGGTTACCCAGCAGAACGCGCGCCCCGTCACGGCGCTGCTCGGCACCAAGCTCGGCATGACCCAGGTGTGGGACGAGGCCGGGCGCCTGGTGCCCGTCACGGTCCTCGCCGTGGGCACGAACGTCGTGACGCAGGTGCGCTCCGCTGAGAGCGACGGCTACGCGGCGGTCCAGCTGGCCTACGGCCAGATCGACCCGCGCAAGGTCACCAAGCCGCTCAAGGGCCACTTCGAGAAGGCGGGGGTCACCCCTCGTCGGCACGTGGCCGAGATCCGTACGTCGAACGCCGCCGAGTTCACGCTCGGTCAGGAGATCACGGCCGGGGCCTTCGAGGCCGGCCAGGTCGTCGACGTGACGGGCACCACCAAGGGCAAGGGCACCGCCGGTGTCATGAAGCGCCACGGCTTCCACGGCGTGGGCGCTTCGCACGGTGCGCACCGCAACCACCGCAAGCCCGGCTCGATCGGTGGCGCGTCGACCCCGTCGCGCGTCTTCAAGGGCCTCAAGATGGCCGGTCGGATGGGCGTCGCCCGTCAGACCACCCAGAACCTGACCGTGCACGCGGTCGACGCCGAGAAGGGTCTGCTGCTCGTCAAGGGCGCGGTTCCCGGCCCCAAGGGCGGCGTCGTGGTCGTGCGTTCCGCTGTGAAGGGTGCGTGA
- the rpsJ gene encoding 30S ribosomal protein S10 translates to MAGQKIRIRLKSYDHEVIDSSARKIVDTVTRAGASVVGPVPLPTEKNVFCVIRSPHKYKDSREHFEMRTHKRLIDIIDPTPKAVDSLMRLDLPADVNIEIKL, encoded by the coding sequence ATGGCGGGACAGAAGATCCGCATCCGGCTCAAGTCCTACGACCACGAGGTCATCGACAGCTCGGCGCGCAAGATCGTCGACACGGTGACTCGCGCTGGTGCGTCGGTCGTGGGTCCGGTGCCGCTGCCGACGGAGAAGAACGTCTTCTGCGTCATCCGGTCGCCCCACAAGTACAAGGACAGCCGCGAGCACTTCGAGATGCGCACGCACAAGCGGCTCATCGACATCATCGATCCCACGCCGAAGGCCGTCGACTCGCTCATGCGTCTCGACCTGCCTGCGGACGTGAACATCGAGATCAAGCTCTGA